In Candidatus Nealsonbacteria bacterium, the sequence ATAACTTAATAATAATGAGTAATGTTCTCTTGTCATTTTACCTCTCCATTTGAAAGTAGAAATACTACATTTATATCCCAGCGATTCAACTATATTTCTCAAATCCATAATGAATTTTTTATTAGAAGATAGAAACCTTACACTCCCAGAGACATTTCCATCATCGTGCAAAAACGCTAGCAAAGTTGCAATTTTATTTTCTTTATCTCCTTTTAGTACCTTGGGAGGAATTCTACATTTAGCACTTAGATAGGTGGGAATATTGAAATAGTTTGTTACGATAACTGAAAATATAGCTGGAAAATAATGCGCTCTTTTATATTTTTTAATTCTATATTTCCCGAAAACATTAGAAGTTATTTTTTCAAATCTTTTCAAGCCACTTTCTTCTTTTTGGTAATATATAAAATTATTTCTATTAATACATCCATCGCACATCATATGAATTGCAATAGACGTGAACTCGGGTGTAATCTTTATCGGTAACTGTGGTCTGAAAATATAAAGTCTTCCATAAGTAGAAACATAACCCTGTATGTTTCTTTCAACTTCTAATAGTGTGACCTTTATCTTCTTTGAAATCTCATATATAGCCCATGCTGGGATATACTTTGCTTTTTTATGGTATTGCCATACAATTCTATAGTCAGTGGTAATATTTTTGTTATATAATTTTGATTTCCTCTGTAAAAATAAAGCTAATTTCTTCACGGATTTGAAATCTTTCTTGGTTTTTTCAAAAAACTTTTCTTTAAAATCTGAATTTAACTTAATAGACATTAAATAAAGCGGAAATTGCCACCAATGAATACTTTTCTGCATATTATATAATTATAATTTATTTGCACGATTTTGATAATAGATCAAAACCTTGCTAAAAACGAAGCTTATTCTAAAATAAAGTAACAATGTCAAAAGCTATTAATAAAGTTATTAAGACTTTGATATTTAGCGATTTTGTTTTGAACAGCGCTTGGGGTTTTCTCGCTCCCATTTTCGCTATCTTTATAGTTAAGAACATTACGTTTGGAAATTTGGCAGAAGGAGCTAAGATAGCAGGCTTTGCCACTTTAGTGTATTGGATTGTTAAATCTATACTTCAGATTCCAATAGGTAGACGTCTTGATAGAGACCATGGAGAAAAAGACGACTTCCGATTTATGGTATTAGGCATATTCTTAACCGGTCTGGTTCCTTTTGGGTTTATGATTTCCTTTTTGGCTTGGCATATTTATGTTTTTCAAATTTTACATGCCGTTGGTATGGCAATGGCAGTACCTTCCTGGTTAGCTATTTTCACCAGACATATTGATAGGGGGAAAGAGGCTTATGAGTGGAGTTTAGAAAGTACTTCTTTGGGATTTGGGGCTGGAATTGCAGGAGCTATAGGAGGATTTATGGTTGCACTCTATGGATTTAATATTATATTTATTTTAGTAGGATTTTTTACTATTGTTTCTGCTCTTTTACTTTTATTAATTCATGAAGAAATTGTTTCTAAAAATCATATTTTTCCTAAACTCCCTTATTCTTTTTAGATTATGAACAATCTCAAAATTGCCAAAATATTTTATATGATTGCAGAATATTTGGAAATGGAAGAAGACCCTTTTAGACCCCAAGCTTATAAAAAAGCAGCTTTTACTTTAGAGAACATGGAAGAAGATGTTGGAGAGATTTACAAAAGAGAGGGGACAAAGGGACTGAAAAAAATCCCCGGAGTAGGAGAAGGAATTGCTTCAAAAATTGTAGAATACTTAAAAGTTGGAAAAGTAAAATACTATGAAAAACTGAAGAAAAAAGCCCCGGTTGATGTGGAAGAACTTACTGCTGTTGAGGGAATGGGACCAAAGAGAATTAAGATATTGTATAAAGAGTTAGGAATCAGAAACATCAAAGATTTAGAGAAAGCAGTCAAATTACATAAAATTGCTCCATTATTTGGCTTTGGTGAGAAAACCGAGAGAAATATTTTAGAAGGAATTGAGTTTTTAAAAAAAAGTAAAGGTAGATTTTTATTGGGAGAGATTTTACCTGCAGCAAAAGAGATTTACGAGAAATTGAAAAATTTAAAAGAGGTTGAAAAAATTACTATTGTAGGTTCTTTAAGAAGAATGAAAGAAACTATTGGTGATATTGATTTTTTAATCACTGTTAAAGGATCTAAAAAATCCGCCTTAGCTAAAGCTTCAGCAAATAAGATAATGGATTTTTTTGTTTCTCTGCCAGATATTGTCAAGCTCTGGGGGAAAGGACCTACAAAATCATCTGTAAGAATGAGGCAAGGTTTTGATGTGGATATCAGGGTTATTCCGGCTGAAAGCTATGGAGCAGCTCTTCAGTATTTTACAGGCTCAAAAGAACATAATATTATTACAAGAAAAATTGCTATTGCTAAGGGTTTAAAATTGAATGAATATGGGTTGTTTCGGGGTTCTAAAATGCTCGCTGGAAAAAATGAAGAAAAGATATATGAAATCTTGGGTATGCAATGGATTCCACCTGAATTGAGGGAAGACCGGGGAGAAATTGAAGCAGCTCTTAAAGGAAAATTACCTGTATTAATTGAAAAAAAAGATATCAGAGGTGATTTGCATTGTCATTCAAATTGGGATGGAGGAGAACATTCAATTTTAGAAATGGCAAAAAAAGCAATGGAAATGCATTATGACTATTTAGGGATTTCAGACCATACAAAATTTTTAAGGATAGAAAATGGTTTGAATGAAAAACAGTTATCCCAGCAAAGAAAAGAAATTGATGAATTAAATTCAAAATTCAAAATCAACCCTACGGGGAGTCGTAGGCGACAACAAAATTCAAAATTTAGAATATTACAGGGAGCAGAAACAAATATTTTAAACGATGGCTCAATTGATATTAATGATACTGCTTTAAAGAAATTGGATTATGCTATTGCTGGAATTCACTCCAATTTTAAGATGACAAAAGCAAAAATGACAGAGAGAATAATTCGGGCAATGAAAAACCCAAATATTAATATTATTTCTCATCCTACGGGAAGATTGTTAAAGAGAAGAGAAGAATACCAGATTGATTTTGATAAAATCTTGAGGGCAGCTAAGGAATTTAGTGTTGTCTTAGAAATCAATTCTTTTCCTTTAAGATTAGATTTAAATGACCAGCATATTAGGCGATGCAAGGAGGCGGGAGTAAAAATGGTAATTAATACTGATTCCCATCATAAAAACCAGATGAGATATATAGAATTAGGAGTAGCTCAAGCGCGCCGGGGCTGGGCTGAGAAAAAAGATATTATTAATACTCAATCTATAGATAAATTATTAAAATATTTTAAATAGTATGTTTTTGGAAAGATCGGCAGGAGCTGTAGTTTTTAGAAAAGAAAAAAAGGTAAAAAACCCCAAAAAGCCATCTTTTAAATGGCTATTTTTTTTAAGAAAAAGTCTTTTAACTTTTTACCTTCTCGAGAATTTTTTCAAAGATTTTAGGATGTTTCCTTGCCAATTCTGACAAAACCTTTCTATCAAGCTCAATTTTATTTTTCTTTAAACTATTAATAAACCTACTATAAGAGATTCCTTTTTCCCGGCAGGCGGCATTAATCTGTATTTGCCAGAGAGCTCTAAAATTTCTTTTTTTCTTTTTTCTATCTACATAAGCGTGAGCCCAGGCATGAAACAAAGCATCTTTTGCCAAGCGATACTTTGATTTTCTTCCCCACATGAATCCTTTTGTTAGCTTCAGAATCCTTTTTCTTTTTTTATGAGAGGTTGTGCCTCGCTTTACTCTAACCATAAATTTCTATGAGTTTCTAAGAACGTAGTAACTTTTTT encodes:
- a CDS encoding MFS transporter, which encodes MSKAINKVIKTLIFSDFVLNSAWGFLAPIFAIFIVKNITFGNLAEGAKIAGFATLVYWIVKSILQIPIGRRLDRDHGEKDDFRFMVLGIFLTGLVPFGFMISFLAWHIYVFQILHAVGMAMAVPSWLAIFTRHIDRGKEAYEWSLESTSLGFGAGIAGAIGGFMVALYGFNIIFILVGFFTIVSALLLLLIHEEIVSKNHIFPKLPYSF
- the polX gene encoding DNA polymerase/3'-5' exonuclease PolX yields the protein MNNLKIAKIFYMIAEYLEMEEDPFRPQAYKKAAFTLENMEEDVGEIYKREGTKGLKKIPGVGEGIASKIVEYLKVGKVKYYEKLKKKAPVDVEELTAVEGMGPKRIKILYKELGIRNIKDLEKAVKLHKIAPLFGFGEKTERNILEGIEFLKKSKGRFLLGEILPAAKEIYEKLKNLKEVEKITIVGSLRRMKETIGDIDFLITVKGSKKSALAKASANKIMDFFVSLPDIVKLWGKGPTKSSVRMRQGFDVDIRVIPAESYGAALQYFTGSKEHNIITRKIAIAKGLKLNEYGLFRGSKMLAGKNEEKIYEILGMQWIPPELREDRGEIEAALKGKLPVLIEKKDIRGDLHCHSNWDGGEHSILEMAKKAMEMHYDYLGISDHTKFLRIENGLNEKQLSQQRKEIDELNSKFKINPTGSRRRQQNSKFRILQGAETNILNDGSIDINDTALKKLDYAIAGIHSNFKMTKAKMTERIIRAMKNPNINIISHPTGRLLKRREEYQIDFDKILRAAKEFSVVLEINSFPLRLDLNDQHIRRCKEAGVKMVINTDSHHKNQMRYIELGVAQARRGWAEKKDIINTQSIDKLLKYFK
- the rplT gene encoding 50S ribosomal protein L20, whose protein sequence is MVRVKRGTTSHKKRKRILKLTKGFMWGRKSKYRLAKDALFHAWAHAYVDRKKKKRNFRALWQIQINAACREKGISYSRFINSLKKNKIELDRKVLSELARKHPKIFEKILEKVKS